A genomic segment from Bufo bufo chromosome 8, aBufBuf1.1, whole genome shotgun sequence encodes:
- the LOC121009141 gene encoding selenide, water dikinase 2-like isoform X1, translating into MDSCVIPLRHRGLSLVQTTDFFYPSVEDPYMQGRIACANVLSDLYAMGITECDNMLMLLSVSQKMTEEEREKVTPLMIQGFKDAAEEGGTSVTGGQTVVNPWIIIGGVATVVCQSNEFIMPQNAVPGDVLVLTKPLGTQVAVNAHQWLDNADRWNKIRLVVTREEVELAYQEAMFNMATLNRTAAALMHTFNAHAATDITGFGILGHAQNLAQQQHCEVTFVIHNLPIIAKMAAITKACGSRFSLLQGTSAETSGGLLICLPREQAARFCAEIKSPKYGEGHQAWIIGIVEKGNRTARIIEKPRIIEVTPRGAGTSDSSTTSTLDGPC; encoded by the exons ATGGACTCGTGTGTAATCCCTCTAAGACACAGAGGACTGTCCCTTGTGCAGACCACCGACTTCTTCTATCCATCCGTGGAGGACCCCTACATGCAG ggtCGTATTGCCTGTGCGAACGTGCTGAGCGACCTCTACGCCATGGGTATCACTGAGTGTGACAACATGCTGATGTTACTCAGTGTCAGTCAGAAGATGACGGAGGAG GAACGGGAGAAGGTTACACCACTGATGATCCAAGGCTTTAAAGATGCAGCTGAGGAGGGAGGCACCTCTGTCACCGGCGGCCAGACCGTGGTCAATCCATGGATCATCATCGGAGGAGTAGCGACAGTCGTTTGTCAGTCAAACGAATTTATCAT GCCACAGAACGCTGTACCAGGTGACGTCCTCGTCCTGACGAAGCCTCTAGGGACGCAGGTGGCTGTGAACGCTCATCAGTGGTTGGACAAT GCTGATCGCTGGAACAAGATCCGTCTGGTGGTGACCAGAGAAGAAGTCGAGCTGGCGTATCAGGAAGCCATGTTTAATATGGCTACTCTGAATCGCACAG CTGCAGCGTTGATGCACACATTTAATGCTCACGCTGCTACCGATATAACCGGTTTTGGAATCTTAGGCCATGCCCAAAACCTGGCCCAGCAGCAGCACTGTGAAGTTACCTTTGTCATCCACAATTTGCCCATCATTGCCAAGATGGCAGCCATCACAAAAGCCTGCGGAAGCCGTTTCAGTTTACTTCAAGGAACATCTGCAGAGACTTCTG GTGGGCTACTTATCTGCCTTCCGAGGGAGCAAGCCGCCCGCTTCTGTGCCGAGATAAAATCGCCAAAGTATGGAGAGGGACATCAAGCCTGGATCATTGGTATCGTAGAAAAAGGAAACCGGACAGCCCGCATTATCGAAAAGCCACGGATTATAGAAGTGACCCCGCGTGGCGCCGGGACCAGCGACAGTAGCACTACATCAACTCTAGATGGACCTTGCTAA